A single region of the Lotus japonicus ecotype B-129 chromosome 4, LjGifu_v1.2 genome encodes:
- the LOC130715917 gene encoding leucine-rich repeat extensin-like protein 4: MDKTFTLIFLLFLFLFLHLPNAAKSAIGVGIGVGGGGVSIGVGAGNGNDGNNGGSSVPNQNNAYTALQAWKSAITDDPLKILDTWVGPNVCSYKGVFCENSQDGIAESFATTGPVVAGIDLNHANLLGTFVKELSSLSEITLLHLNSNRFSGTVPDSLRELTSLEELDLSNNQFSGPFPNVVLYMPSIIYLDLRFNSFSGSIPEALFNKRLDAIFLNNNQFGGEIPQNLGNSPASVINLANNKLSGEIPVSFGFMSPKLKEILFLNNQLTGCIPQGVGIFTEMEVLDVSFNSLVGHLPDTISCLQEIEVLNLEHNKLSGELSDVVCSLRSLMNLTVAYNFFSGISQQCSRLFNVGFDFSDNCIPGRNMQRPPPECSVIPGGSLNCLRIPTPKPLVCGSLASNLRSSFP, encoded by the coding sequence ATGGACAAGACCTTTACTCTGATTtttctcctcttcctcttcctcttcctccaccttCCAAATGCAGCAAAATCTGCCATTGGTGTTGGTAttggagttggtggtggtggggttagTATTGGTGTAGGTGCTGGGAATGGCAATGATGGTAATAATGGTGGATCTTCAGTGCCAAACCAGAACAATGCTTACACAGCTCTTCAGGCATGGAAATCAGCAATCACTGATGACCCACTGAAGATTCTAGACACTTGGGTTGGTCCCAATGTGTGTTCTTACAAAGGAGTGTTTTGTGAAAATTCCCAAGATGGAATTGCTGAATCATTTGCAACTACTGGTCCTGTTGTTGCAGGAATAGATCTCAACCATGCAAATCTCCTAGGAACTTTTGTCAAAGAGCTTTCTTCACTATCTGAAATAACTCTTCTCCACCTCAACAGTAACAGATTTTCAGGTACAGTTCCTGATTCACTCAGAGAGCTCACTTCCTTAGAAGAATTGGACCTCAGCAACAACCAATTTTCAGGTCCTTTTCCCAATGTTGTTCTATACATGCCAAGTATTATCTACTTGGACCTCAGGTTCAACTCCTTCTCAGGTTCCATTCCTGAAGCATTGTTTAACAAGAGACTTGATGCAATTTTTCTCAACAACAACCAATTTGGAGGTGAAATTCCACAGAATTTGGGAAACTCCCCTGCCTCTGTGATCAACTTAGCTAACAACAAGTTGAGTGGAGAAATCCCAGTGAGTTTTGGGTTCATGAGTCCAAAGTTGAAGGAGATTCTCTTCCTGAATAACCAGTTAACAGGTTGCATTCCTCAAGGAGTTGGAATCTTCACTGAGATGGAAGTTCTTGATGTGAGCTTCAACTCACTGGTTGGTCATTTGCCAGACACAATCTCCTGCTTGCAAGAGATTGAGGTGCTGAATTTGGAGCATAACAAGCTATCTGGGGAGTTATCTGATGTGGTTTGTTCTTTGAGGAGCTTAATGAATCTAACTGTTGCTTATAACTTTTTTTCTGGGATTAGTCAGCAATGTTCAAGGCTTTTCAATGTGGGGTTTGATTTCTCAGATAACTGCATTCCTGGAAGGAACATGCAGAGACCTCCACCAGAGTGTTCTGTGATCCCAGGTGGTAGTTTGAACTGTCTGAGAATTCCAACTCCAAAACCTCTTGTTTGTGGTTCTCTGGCTTCAAATCTGCGTTCATCATTTCCTTGa